The Tautonia plasticadhaerens nucleotide sequence GCCAGCTCCGGGCGATCGGGTGGCGGGTCGGGATGGTCCCGGACCTCCTCGAAGCCCCGGTAGAGGAGGTAGGCCGCCAGGCCGAGGGCCGCGAACGAGAACAGCCCCCGGAACCAAATCCCGAGAATCTGGACGGGCATCATGGACGGTTCGCCTATTTCGAGAGGATGTCGCCGGAGGTGGCCGCAACCTCAAGCAATCCATGCGCCAGGATTTCGGAATCCTTCCGGGGCGAGGAGGGGCCGGGGCCCCTCAACCCAGCGCCGGCAGCACGCGGTCGGCGAAGGCGTCGATGAAGGAGGCCGGGTCGGGGCCGACCGGGTGGAGATAGACGGCGTCGACGCCGAGCTCGGAGTCGGCGCGGAGCCATTCGGCGTGGCGGTCGAGGTCGCTGGAGACCCGGATCAGGTCGGCCATGCCCTCGGGGCTCAGGTGGGCGGTCTCCCGGTCGAAGTCGGACGGGAGGGGGAGGTCCTGGTTCTTGCCGAGGTCGACGGCCGCGACGGGCCAGTTGCGTCGGGCGGCACGGAGGGCTTCGGCCTCGGTGTCGGCCCAGCTGAGGGCGACCTGCTCGGCGACGGGCTTGCCCGCGCCGCCCCCCCGGCGGAAGGCATCAATGATTTTGCACTGGGCGTCTCGGGGGCCGGAGACGGTGATCAGGCCGTCGGCCCAGGAACCGACCCATTCGGCCGTCTCGGGCGTGAGGGCGGCACCATAGATCGGCGGGGGCGTCTCGGGGCGAGTGTAGAGCCTGGCGTCCCGGAGCCGGACGAGGCCGTCGTGGTTGACCGTCTCGCCGGCCCAGAGGGCCCGGATGACGTCGACCGACTCCCGGAGGCGGGCTCGGCGACGGTCCTTGGGGGGCCAGGGGTCGCCGGTGATGTGCTCGTTGAGGTTCTGGCCGGTGCCCAGCGCCACCCAGAACCGGCCGGGGAACATCAGGGAGAGGGTCGCCGCCGCCTGGGCGACGATCGCCGGGTGGTAGCGCTGGCCGGGGGCGTTGACCACGCCGAAGGGGAGGCTCGTCGCCTGCATCGCGGCGCCGAGCCAGGACCAGGCGAAGCCGCTCTCCCCCTGCCGCTCGGTCCAGGGGTTGAAGTGGTCCGAGCACATGGCCGCGTGGAAGCCGGCCCGCTCGGCCCGCCTCGCCAGGTCCAGCAGCCGATCGGGCGGGAAGAGCTCGTGGGAGCAGTGGAAGCCGATGGTCATCTCGAGGCCCTCCGCCCCTGGCCGGGGCCGCGGACCAGGGCCCAGGCAGCGGCCAGGCCCAGTTCGGCGACGGCGTCGGCCAGGTAGATCGGCGCGATCCTCCCCCTGGCCACGTAGTAGACGTCGATCGCCGCCAGGCCCAGGGCGCTGCCGGCCGCCAGCAGCTCGATCTCGGGCGTGACCCGTCGCCGGGCGCCGGCCAGGCCGATCGCCCCCCCGGTGGCCGTCACGAGGGCGCCGACCGTCTTGACGAGCCAGACGTCGACCTTCGGCCCCGTGACCTCCTGGAAGCTGTCCACGTCCAGCAGGGCCCAGAGGCCGGTGGCGGCGTAGTAGGCCCCCTGCGCCACCGCGAGGGCCTCGGCCGGATGCAGGCCCCGGAGGCCGGGGCTCGGGGCCGTCGCGGCTCCGAGGGTCCGGGAGGGACGGCGGGGCTCGGGTCGGGTCATGGGCGGTCCCTCGGGGGCGGTCCATGGCCCCGGCCAGGCCCGCCGGAGCGGCTCATGGCCGGGGCTCGGGGCGTGACCGACTCAGCGCTGGGGCATCTCATGCCTGGGGGCCCGGCGCTCGGGCATGTCCAGGCGGCCGGAGAAGGCCTGGTCGGTCTGCTCGGCGGAGAGGGCGTCTCCGGCGTGCTCCTCGTTCAGGCGGAGCCGGAAGAGGACGACGGACCGGCCCTTCAGGTCGTACTGCTGCCCCTGGGGGTAGGAGGCGGGGGCCGCGTCGGGCGCGGCGGTGTCGAGCAGGACCTCCCAGTGTCGCTCCGGCTGGTGGTCGGGCAGGGTGAAGGGGACGGGCTCCCAGTGGGCATTGAACAGGGCGAGGATCGTCTCCGAGACGATCGGCTCGCCGCGCTCGTCGCGCTCGCCGATGGCGTCGCCGGCCAGCCTCATGCCCAGGCAGCGGACGAAGCCGGCGCCCCAGGCCTCGTCCCCCATCTCCTGGCCGGAGGGGTCGAGCCAGGAGAGATCCTTGATGTCCTTGCCCCGGATCGGCCTCCCCTTGAAGAAGTTCCGGCGCTGGAAGACGGGGAACGTCCGCCAGACCCGGCTGACCTTCTTGACGAAGTCGAGGAAGTCCCGTCGCGTGTCGTCCAGGTTCCAGTCGAGCCAGGAGATGTCGCTGTCCTGGCAGTAGGTGTTGTTGTTGCCCCCCTGGGTGTGCATCAGCTCGTCCCCGGCGAGCATCATCGGCACGCCCTGGGAGAACATCAGGGTGGCGATGAAGTTGCGCATCTGCTGGACGCGCAGGGCGACAATCCCGGGGTCGTCGGTCGGCCCCTCGACGCCGCAGTTCCAGGAGCGGTTGTCGTCGGCGCCGTCGCGGTTGTCCTCGTGGTTGGCCTCGTTGTGCTTCTCGTTGTAGGAGACGAGGTCGCGGAGGCTGAAGCCGTCGTGGCAGGTGATGAAGTTGACGCTGGCGTAGGGCTTGCGGCCGTCGCTCTGGTAGAGGTCGCTGGAGCCGCTCAGGCGGGTGGCCAGCTCGGCGGCGGCGGTCTCCTGGCCGCGCCAGAAGTCGCGGATCTCGTCGCGGTAGATGCCGTTCCACTCAGCCCAACCCGGGGGGAAGTTGCCGACCATGTAGCCGCCGGGGCCGACGTCCCAGGGCTCGGCGATGAGCTTGACCTGGGAGAGGACCGGGTCCTGGTGGATGATGTCGAAGAACGAACCGAGGCGGTTGACCTCGTACAGCTCCCGGGCCAGGGTGCTGGCCAGGTCGAACCGGAAGCCGTCGACGTGCATCTCGGTGACCCAGTACCGCAGGCTGTCCATGATCATCTGCAGGACCCTCGGGTGCGACATGTTGGGCACGTTGCCGCAGCCGGTGAAGTCCATGTAATAGCGCGGGTCCTCCGGCGAGAGCATGTAATACGAGGCGTTGTCGACCCCCCGCCAGGAGAGGGTCGGGCCGTTCTGGTTCCCCTCGGCGGTGTGGTTGTAGACGACGTCGAGGATGACCTCGATGCCGGCCGAGTGCAGCCCCCGGACCATGGTCTTGAACTGCTGCACCGCGTCGAGGGCGGTGGTGGTGC carries:
- the glgX gene encoding glycogen debranching protein GlgX; the protein is MRVWPGQPYPLGATWNGAGVNFALFAEHATKVELCLFDSVESTQESHRIALPERTDLVWHGYLPDVVPGQLYGYRVHGPYEPAQGHRFNPNKLLLDPYAKLIGRRLTWDDSLFGYKVGQDDTTFDERDSAPFAALARVVDPAFTWGDDRRPRTPWHKTLIYEAHVKGLTMKHPEVPEHLRGTYAGVASEPILRHLTDLGVTAIELLPIHHHADDRYLEEKGLVNYWGYNTLAFFAPHSDYVGTTTALDAVQQFKTMVRGLHSAGIEVILDVVYNHTAEGNQNGPTLSWRGVDNASYYMLSPEDPRYYMDFTGCGNVPNMSHPRVLQMIMDSLRYWVTEMHVDGFRFDLASTLARELYEVNRLGSFFDIIHQDPVLSQVKLIAEPWDVGPGGYMVGNFPPGWAEWNGIYRDEIRDFWRGQETAAAELATRLSGSSDLYQSDGRKPYASVNFITCHDGFSLRDLVSYNEKHNEANHEDNRDGADDNRSWNCGVEGPTDDPGIVALRVQQMRNFIATLMFSQGVPMMLAGDELMHTQGGNNNTYCQDSDISWLDWNLDDTRRDFLDFVKKVSRVWRTFPVFQRRNFFKGRPIRGKDIKDLSWLDPSGQEMGDEAWGAGFVRCLGMRLAGDAIGERDERGEPIVSETILALFNAHWEPVPFTLPDHQPERHWEVLLDTAAPDAAPASYPQGQQYDLKGRSVVLFRLRLNEEHAGDALSAEQTDQAFSGRLDMPERRAPRHEMPQR
- a CDS encoding TIGR03885 family FMN-dependent LLM class oxidoreductase, translated to MTIGFHCSHELFPPDRLLDLARRAERAGFHAAMCSDHFNPWTERQGESGFAWSWLGAAMQATSLPFGVVNAPGQRYHPAIVAQAAATLSLMFPGRFWVALGTGQNLNEHITGDPWPPKDRRRARLRESVDVIRALWAGETVNHDGLVRLRDARLYTRPETPPPIYGAALTPETAEWVGSWADGLITVSGPRDAQCKIIDAFRRGGGAGKPVAEQVALSWADTEAEALRAARRNWPVAAVDLGKNQDLPLPSDFDRETAHLSPEGMADLIRVSSDLDRHAEWLRADSELGVDAVYLHPVGPDPASFIDAFADRVLPALG